The following are from one region of the Pseudorasbora parva isolate DD20220531a chromosome 12, ASM2467924v1, whole genome shotgun sequence genome:
- the obsl1a gene encoding obscurin-like protein 1a: protein MDIFGGAPRVLGYPRPVLVKRGADAVLKCQIGGDPQPDVIWERKNEPIFSEGRFRITQDDKLYTLYITGVTMEDAGQYICRAKNNIGETYAAATLKVEEEPQELHQTQPLPLPPPQHNEVKVIPPEEIKTVIQQQDRVIQKADPFQDNKPRFLIKPLSLRVDRGEDAAFSCKLSGEPLPQVVWEKDGKQLNEIFESAHYHVGQQDGGWFQLKIFRTRAPDGGVYICKAVNKHGEAMTGAVLLVEPIPEQREGSMTNGYTNGHYSPQHSRAKHSKEPHLNVSKAKKFIVTEGKHAKFRCYVTGKPKPEIVWKKNGENIVPSRRHLIFEDREGYYTLKVLYCKQQDTGLYICAASNALGNTLSAVQLSVKGPPVRFKRALQDAEVKERDVAVLECEVPEESISTAWYLEDQRLQQGNKYNMEQKGTRRRLTIQNVGADDDGVYLCEMPDGGKSIAELAVKGTIVKKLPRRLEVMEGENAAFFVEVEQDEMDICWFKDGLQLKETHQTIIKSFGKTHILVFVNTSYQDSGTITFMAGRSTTSSKLRVKTARHCPPICPVSVQMNTDSLNGAVLSWSPSPNLQNSTKSVYVLERQEVGSQEWQRCLTTETGTSAEVLGDSVPCEGDYRFRICCVNKYGRSGHVEFPKLVHLVPGPKIKTPLKNAVVTEGEDAVFSIELSAQLIGTWFLNSQQLQDSERFSMTQSKNQHILRIHHVPNVYDGAEITFIATGVRDSAALQIKVPEVKFLPLSEMDTKKSTEVGNPIVLYCEVSHPTATVQWFKDGQVLQIEEGLNIQSDGNMRRIVIQSAEYSHSGVYTCQSSNDMLTFNVNVEAPPVSFKEITEDERQKSAMELDPVVLTCELSSPDASACWFKDGVEILQSENITIQSEGTMKRLIIRSAELVDAGMYTCQAGDQSMSFSVNVKEPLVTIVDPKDDIHMDRYVSEEIVLNCELSRSNGEAHWFKDGLKLQESENIRISAEGPYRRVTILCASKRDAGEYVCETGGDSVFFQLIITEAPVRIVSPSESEVEVCIMGSERLVLSCEISKADAEVCWFCDGMEVDENDNLKLEDDGIYHRLVIPCATIDDSGEYVCETADDSVTFWVKIEEPPVKLSCSKDTGSITESIAGDPVVLELEVSRDNAEVCWMKDGVKVEESSNITITENGLIRKLTIHLPALKDSGIYTCNAIDDTMDFNVKITEAPVKIQNKDQIKNKHKVVLYDDVVLECELSAANGVVSWYKNGSPIEENERFCFEEEGTFRSLVILCAELQDSGEYIIDAKNDTVSFHVSVEEPSVKIIGNSGEPDYQEMVTGDDLILACEVSRASAQVKWLFNDKQLVPDERTDIESHGTLRKLTISNILLSDSGKYMCDAVDDKMITVVKVQEPPVEFLNKEEVNLVTGYEAEAVTFTAMVSRPNAQVRWLKDWTPVSGERFHIASLGLTRTFTIDPLKRLDSGEYTCDANTDEMHFSLLVKDMRIKFVKPLVDTVAHKDGMITLCCELCKAKADVQWKKDGVEIIPSRRFSIRANETERSLTIHRITKEDAGEYACESKDDCTSARVRVELPRVVEFLTELHNTTVMEGEDATFKCVVSPDDVQLVWLMDGEPIKPSDRFHIEQNSLCHTLIIRKVQLLDSSRITADAEGIISKASLKVQEAQVMFTKRMEAVMAEEFGEATLETEVSLESGEVQWMRQGVVIQQGPRHQLTQNGCKRILTISNLNLSDRGTYRCETLHDRAQVKLNVEPRKIVIRKGLMDIETFERETASFEVELSHADVEGVWQKDGLRVKPNNNWRVSSNGRVHGLTLSNLTLEDTGSIVFSAEGLRTTARLIVKETPVMIIKKLSDVRVEEESSVVLECELSRPNVDVRWQKNGLELKSSKTLRIYSMGRKRCLQILECNVSDSGLYTCEIGDLSTSCKLEVYEHELEIITGLEDLWIKEDQNAVFMCELSMEEMPGEWYKNGSRIRPTSTIKTRTEGTKHFLLICNVKAEDSGEIKFVSKQVESVAYLEVEELPVSIVRPLRDRTALEKHRVILECTVSSPNCDVTWYKGDEELESTEHMEIIQEGCYHKLVIHQVALEDEGTYSIEVGEHTSTAKLMVEAQSILVVKNIEDVEVRAPETASFQCEVSVTLIKPPIWTLNGENLQSGPNIRIENQGTVHKLTFKNTSTDMSGTVKFTTGKAKTSAKLTVL from the exons ATGGATATATTTGGAGGTGCTCCACGTGTGCTTGGTTACCCACGTCCAGTTCTGGTGAAACGGGGAGCAGATGCTGTGCTTAAATGTCAGATTGGTGGAGATCCCCAACCAGATGTAATCTGGGAGCGgaaaaatgagcctattttttCTGAAGGCCGTTTCCGTATTACCCAAGATGACAAGCTGTACACCCTTTACATCACTGGGGTGACAATGGAAGATGCTGGACAGTATATTTGCAGAGCCAAGAACAATATTGGGGAAACCTATGCAGCTGCTACCCTTAAAGTGGAAGAAGAGCCTCAAGAGCTCCATCAAACACAGCCACTCCCACTCCCACCACCACAACATAATGAAGTTAAAGTGATTCCCCCAGAAGAAATCAAAACGGTGATACAACAACAGGATAGGGTGATACAGAAAGCAGACCCATTTCAAGACAACAAGCCTCGTTTTCTTATTAAACCTCTTTCTCTGAGAGTAGACAGAGGAGAAGATGCTGCCTTCTCCTGCAAGCTGTCAGGCGAGCCTTTGCCTCAGGTGGTTTGGGAGAAAGATGGTAAACAGTTGAATGAGATCTTTGAGAGTGCCCACTACCATGTGGGCCAGCAAGATGGTGGATGGTTCCAGCTAAAGATTTTTAGAACAAGAGCCCCAGATGGAGGTGTCTACATTTGCAAAGCAGTCAACAAGCATGGAGAAGCGATGACTGGGGCAGTGCTTCTGGTAGAGCCCATTCCTGAACAAAGAGAGGGAAGCATGACAAATGGCTACACCAATGGTCATTACTCACCACAGCATTCGAGGGCCAAACACTCAAAGGAGCCTCACCTGAATGTATCGAAAGCTAAGAAGTTTATTGTCACAGAAGGCAAACATGCCAAATTCCGTTGCTATGTCACAGGAAAGCCTAAGCCAGAGATTGTATGGAAGAAAAATGGAGAGAATATTGTGCCGAGTCGGAGACATCTTATTTTTGAGGATAGAGAGGGATATTACACCCTGAAAGTACTGTACTGTAAGCAGCAGGATACGGGACTCTACATATGTGCTGCTTCAAACGCTCTGGGAAACACACTGAGTGCTGTGCAACTGTCAGTTAAAg GGCCTCCCGTCAGATTTAAGCGAGCTCTACAAGATGCAGAGGTCAAGGAGAGGGATGTTGCTGTTCTGGAATGTGAGGTTCCAGAAGAGTCCATTTCCACAGCATGGTACCTGGAGGATCAGAGGCTTCAGCAAGGAAATAAGTATAACATGGAACAGAAGGGCACAAGGAGACGACTGACCATACAAAATGTTGGGGCAGATGATGATGGAGTTTATCTGTGTGAGATGCCTGATGGTGGGAAGAGTATAGCAGAATTGGCAGTTAAAG GTACAATTGTAAAGAAACTTCCACGGAGGTTAGAGGTGATGGAAGGAGAGAATGCAGCTTTCTTTGTGGAGGTGGAACAAGATGAGATGGATATCTGCTGGTTTAAAGATGGACTGCAGTTGAAAGAAACACACCAAACCATTATCAAGTCTTTTGGCAAAACCCACATCCTGGTCTTTGTCAATACATCATATCAAGACTCTGGCACAATCACCTTTATGGCAGGCAGATCAACAACAAGTTCCAAACTCAGAGTCAAAA CTGCTCGACACTGCCCACCCATCTGCCCTGTGAGTGTCCAAATGAACACTGACAGTTTAAATGGTGCCGTCCTTTCCTGGTCACCATCACCCAACTTGCAAAACTCCACTAAGTCAGTGTATGTGCTAGAACGGCAGGAAGTGGGCTCTCAGGAATGGCAGCGTTGCCTGACAACAGAGACAGGCACTTCTGCTGAAGTCCTCGGTGACAGTGTGCCATGTGAGGGCGATTACCGGTTCCGTATATGCTGTGTTAATAAATATGGCAGAAGCGGGCATGTCGAGTTCCCCAAATTAGTACATCTGG TCCCAGGTCCAAAGATCAAAACCCCCCTAAAGAACGCTGTGGTGACTGAGGGGGAGGATGCTGTGTTCTCCATTGAGCTCTCTGCTCAGTTGATTGGCACATGGTTCCTAAATAGCCAGCAGCTGCAGGACAGTGAACGGTTCTCCATGACTCAGTCAAAGAACCAACACATTCTGCGAATTCACCATGTGCCAAATGTGTACGATGGAGCTGAAATTACCTTTATTGCCACTGGCGTACGAGACTCAGCGGCACTACAAATTAAAG TACCTGAGGTGAAATTCTTACCATTGTCAGAGATGGACACCAAGAAGAGCACTGAGGTTGGAAATCCCATTGTGCTGTACTGTGAGGTTTCCCACCCCACAGCCACCGTCCAATGGTTCAAAGATGGACAGGTGCTACAAATAGAGGAGGGTCTGAATATTCAATCAGATGGCAACATGAGGAGGATTGTCATTCAATCAGCAGAGTACTCTCATTCTGGAGTGTACACCTGCCAATCAAGCAATGACATGCTCACATTTAATGTGAATGTTGAAG CCCCACCTGTGTCATTTAAGGAGATTACGGAAGACGAGAGGCAGAAAAGCGCTATGGAACTGGACCCTGTGGTCCTGACGTGTGAACTTTCCTCACCAGATGCATCTGCCTGCTGGTTTAAAGATGGAGTTGAAATTCTTCAGTCAGAAAACATCACTATCCAGTCTGAAGGCACCATGAAAAGACTTATAATCCGTTCAGCGGAGCTGGTAGATGCTGGGATGTATACTTGCCAAGCAGGCGATCAATCCATGTCGTTTTCTGTCAACGTTAAAG AACCTCTGGTTACAATTGTGGACCCAAAAGATGACATCCATATGGACCGTTATGTCTCTGAGGAGATAGTCCTGAACTGTGAGCTCTCTCGATCAAATGGAGAGGCGCACTGGTTTAAAGATGGCCTAAAACTCCAGGAAAGTGAGAACATCCGAATCAGTGCTGAAGGCCCATACAGAAGGGTAACCATTCTCTGCGCTTCCAAGCGGGATGCTGGAGAGTATGTATGTGAGACTGGAGGTGACTCGGTTTTCTTTCAGCTCATTATTACGG AGGCTCCAGTCCGCATTGTGTCTCCCAGTGAGTCAGAGGTAGAGGTGTGTATAATGGGCTCTGAGAGGCTGGTCCTGAGCTGTGAGATCTCAAAAGCGGACGCAGAAGTCTGCTGGTTTTGTGATGGAATGGAGGTGGATGAGAATGATAACTTGAAACTGGAGGATGATGGGATTTACCACAGGCTGGTGATTCCCTGCGCTACAATAGATGATTCTGGGGAATACGTGTGTGAGACTGCAGATGACTCTGTCACATTTTGGGTGAAAATAGAAG AGCCCCCTGTTAAACTTTCTTGCTCCAAGGACACAGGCAGCATTACAGAGAGTATTGCTGGAGATCCTGTTGTCCTAGAGCTTGAGGTTTCTCGTGATAATGCAGAGGTGTGCTGGATGAAAGATGGAGTGAAGGTGGAAGAGAGCAGCAACATCACAATTACTGAGAATGGCCTCATACGCAAGCTAACTATCCATTTGCCAGCTCTGAAGGATTCTGGAATATACACATGCAATGCCATTGATGACACAATGGATTTTAATGTGAAAATTACTG AGGCACCAGTTAAAATCCAGAATAAAGATCAGATCAAGAATAAGCACAAGGTTGTGTTATATGATGATGTTGTATTGGAGTGTGAGCTGTCTGCGGCCAACGGTGTAGTCAGTTGGTATAAAAATGGCAGCCCTATTGAGGAGAATGAGCGCTTCTGTTTTGAGGAGGAAGGGACCTTCAGATCCCTGGTCATTCTCTGTGCTGAGTTGCAGGACTCGGGAGAATATATCATTGATGCTAAAAATGATACAGTTTCATTTCATGTCTCAGTAGAAG AGCCATCAGTGAAGATCATTGGCAATTCTGGTGAACCTGATTATCAAGAGATGGTGACAGGAGATGACCTCATCTTAGCTTGTGAGGTTTCTCGAGCCAGCGCACAAGTTAAGTGGCTATTCAATGACAAACAACTGGTCCCTGATGAGCGCACGGATATTGAAAGCCATGGAACACTCCGGAAACTGACCATATCCAACATCCTCCTTTCTGACTCTGGGAAATACATGTGTGATGCTGTTGATGACAAAATGATAACTGTTGTTAAAGTTCAAG AGCCTCCAGTTGAGTTCCTAAACAAAGAAGAGGTAAATTTGGTCACTGGTTATGAAGCAGAGGCTGTCACATTTACTGCCATGGTTTCCAGACCTAATGCCCAAGTGCGGTGGCTGAAAGACTGGACTCCAGTCAGTGGGGAACGTTTCCATATAGCCAGCCTGGGCCTGACCCGCACTTTCACCATTGACCCATTAAAGAGGCTTGACAGTGGAGAGTACACATGTGATGCAAACACAGATGAGATGCACTTCAGTCTCCTGGTCAAAG ATATGCGTATTAAATTTGTGAAGCCACTGGTTGACACAGTGGCCCATAAAGATGGTATGATCACCCTATGCTGTGAGCTATGCAAAGCCAAAGCAGATGTCCAATGGAAGAAGGATGGAGTGGAGATCATTCCCAGCcgtcgcttctctatccgtgcCAACGAGACGGAGAGGAGTCTCACAATCCATCGTATCACCAAAGAAGATGCCGGAGAGTATGCTTGTGAGTCCAAAGATGACTGCACCAGCGCCCGCGTAAGGGTGGAAT TGCCTCGTGTGGTGGAATTCCTCACAGAGCTTCACAATACCACAGTCATGGAGGGTGAGGATgctacttttaagtgtgtggtCTCTCCTGATGATGTTCAGCTGGTCTGGCTCATGGATGGAGAGCCCATCAAACCCAGTGACCGCTTCCATATCGAACAGAACAGCCTCTGCCATACTCTGATCATCCGGAAGGTCCAGCTGCTGGATTCCTCCCGCATCACTGCAGATGCTGAGGGCATCATTTCTAAAGCTAGTCTCAAGGTCCAGG AGGCACAGGTAATGTTTACAAAGAGAATGGAGGCAGTGATGGCTGAGGAGTTTGGAGAGGCTACATTAGAGACCGAAGTGAGTCTGGAGTCTGGAGAGGTGCAGTGGATGAGACAGGGGGTGGTCATCCAGCAAGGACCCAGACATCAACTCACCCAGAATGGCTGTAAACGTATCTTGACCATCAGTAACCTCAATCTGTCTGATCGAGGGACCTACCGCTGTGAGACCCTCCATGACCGTGCGCAGGTCAAGCTTAATGTGGAGC CAAGGAAGATTGTCATACGCAAGGGGCTGATGGACATTGAGACATTTGAGAGAGAGACAGCGTCCTTCGAGGTGGAACTTTCTCATGCTGATGTGGAGGGTGTGTGGCAAAAAGATGGTCTGCGTGTCAAACCCAATAACAACTGGCGTGTTAGTTCCAATGGACGAGTACATGGCCTCACTCTCTCCAACCTCACATTAGAGGACACGggtagcattgtcttctctgcAGAAGGTCTGAGAACTACTGCCCGATTGATAGTTAAAG AAACACCAGTAATGATCATTAAGAAGCTGTCCGATGTCAGAGTTGAGGAGGAATCTTCAGTCGTTTTGGAGTGTGAGCTGTCTAGACCAAATGTGGATGTCAGATGGCAGAAG AATGGGTTGGAGCTGAAATCCAGTAAGACTTTAAGGATTTATTCCATGGGGCGTAAACGCTGTTTACAGATATTGGAATGCAACGTCAGTGACTCAGGCCTTTACACTTGTGAAATAGGCGACCTCAGCACTTCCTGTAAACTTGAGGTCTATG AACATGAATTAGAGATCATAACTGGCTTGGAGGATCTTTGGATTAAGGAGGACCAGAATGCAGTCTTTATGTGTGAGCTGTCTATGGAAGAAATGCCTGGGGAATGGTACAAAAATGGCAGCAGGATACGTCCCACTTCCACCATCAAAACTCGTACAGAAG GCACAAAGCACTTCCTGCTTATATGCAACGTTAAGGCTGAGGATTCTGGAGAAATCAAGTTTGTTTCCAAACAAGTGGAGTCAGTTGCTTATCTTGAGGTTGAAG AGCTTCCTGTTAGCATTGTCCGTCCCCTTAGAGATCGAACAGCATTGGAAAAACATCGAGTCATTCTAGAATGCACTGTATCATCCCCAAATTGTGACGTCACCTGGTACAAAGGGGACGAGGAGCTGGAATCCACAGAACACATGGAGATAATACAAGAAGGCTGTTACCATAAACTTGTCATCCACCAGGTGGCACTGGAGGATGAAGGAACCTACAGTATTGAAGTTGGGGAGCACACATCCACAGCCAAGCTGATGGTGGAAG CTCAGTCTATCCTAGTGGTGAAGAATATAGAGGATGTAGAAGTCAGAGCTCCCGAAACAGCTTCCTTTCAGTGTGAAGTGTCTGTGACCCTCATCAAACCTCCTATCTGGACATTAAATGGGGAGAACCTGCAGTCTGGGCCCAATATTCGAATAGAGAACCAAGGGACTGTCCACAAACTGACATTTAAAAATACCAGCACTGACATGAGTGGGACAGTCAAGTTTACCACCGGGAAAGCCAAGACCAGTGCCAAACTGACAGTGCTTTAG